TTCGGGATGTTTATCGGCCCAATCGCTCCGCAGGGCGACTGTATCCATAATCAGGCCAGGGGTCTCTTTGGAGGTTGCCAGGAGATTGCCTTTATTTTCCTTGACGGCCTTGCTAAGCCATGGTTCCCAGGTGACGGCGGCATCCACTTTACCGGCTACGAAGGTCGCGCCGGCGTCGCTGGCGGACATCTGGATATGGTTGATGTCCTTTTCCGTCATACCGTTTTTAGCCAGGATGGCCAGCAGCAGGATATGGCTGGCGGTGCCAAAATCATAAGCCACATTTTTACCTTTGAGCTCTTTTATAGTCTTGATCTCCGGTTTGGCGAGGATGCCGTCGCCGCCGTAGGAATCATCCAGCGCCCAGATCTGTTTCAGGGGGATACCAGCGTCTACAATCTGGGTCACGATATCCAGAGTGGTAGCAATGCCGTCCACCTGCTTACCGGCCAGGGCCTGCTTGCGTTCGCCCAGACCCTGGATGACAATAAGCTGTACGTCCAGGCCATGTTTCTTGAAGAAGCCTTTATCCCGGGCCAGAAAAAGGGGTCCATAGCCCGACCAGGTGGTCATGGTGAGCTTGACTGTAGTAAGCTGTTGCTCCTCCCCGCCGCTGGCAGCCTGCTTATCAGTAGCCTGCTGCTTGCTGCCGCCTCCACATCCGGCTAACAACAGGCCGGTCAAAGCAACTACCAGGAATAGGATAATGATTCTGCTGAACTTATTTTTCATGATAGGCCTCCTTATAAATAACTCTCTACGACTAAATTGTACTTCTTTCCTCACTCGCCTCAGGCTAGCTCCTGCCCCAGGCGGTCAGCTGCCAGGAGGGCTTCCTTGATCATAGCTGCCGTTACTGGAAAGGGCATATTGGCCATATCAGGGCTCTCCGCTGCTGCCCGGCTGATCAGGTCCAAGGAAGGCTCATCCTCTGGAGATAACCCCACCTCTGCCAGGGTTATCGGCAGTCCGACCTGACGATTAAATGCGGCCAGGTGTTTGATGGCTTTGGTTTCCCTCCCTTCCAGGAACAGCTGGACCAGGTTGCCGAAGGCTACCAGTTCCCCATGGCAGCAACCCCGCGTCAGGGGTGAGGCAGTTAATCCTTCATAAATACCGT
This Moorella sp. E308F DNA region includes the following protein-coding sequences:
- a CDS encoding ABC transporter substrate-binding protein, translated to MKNKFSRIIILFLVVALTGLLLAGCGGGSKQQATDKQAASGGEEQQLTTVKLTMTTWSGYGPLFLARDKGFFKKHGLDVQLIVIQGLGERKQALAGKQVDGIATTLDIVTQIVDAGIPLKQIWALDDSYGGDGILAKPEIKTIKELKGKNVAYDFGTASHILLLAILAKNGMTEKDINHIQMSASDAGATFVAGKVDAAVTWEPWLSKAVKENKGNLLATSKETPGLIMDTVALRSDWADKHPEALQAMVDALAEAMQYWENNKAEANAIMAKGLGIKQEEFENNLETLRLFNLAQNKEMFGTADKPGTLYTSLQQAIDFGFNNKIIKSKPDAKAMLDPTFVNKAKI